The genomic region CACCGACCAACGCCTATCGTGAGAGTCTTCCGCGGCCTCCCCAATGCTGAAAGCCGGGCGCCCTGCGCACTGACCATCGGCAACTTCGATGGTGTCCATCGCGGCCACCAGGCGCTGCTGGCGCGCGTCCGTGCCGCCGCCGACGCGCGCGGGCTGCCGGTCTGCGTGATGACCTTCGAGCCGCATCCGCGTGAATTCTTCAATCCGGCCGGCGCGCCGCCGCGCATCGCGATGCTGCGCGACAAGCTCGAAGCGCTGCGCACGAACGGCGTGGATCGCGTGGTCGTCGAGCATTTCAATCACACGTTCGCGAGCCAGTCGCCGGATACGTTCGTGAAGAACGTCATCGTCGACGGCCTGCACGCGCGCTGGGTCATGGTCGGCGACGACTTCTGCTACGGCGCGAAGCGCGCGGGCAACTTCGCGTCGCTCAAAAGCGCGGGCGATCATTACGGCTTCGAAGTCGAACAGATGGCGACCGTCGCGCATCCGGACGGCTCGCGCATTTCGTCGTCGTCGGTGCGCGCGTCGCTCGTCGCGGGAAATCTCGACGCCGCCAACGTCGCGCTCGGGCGTCCGTACATCATCAGCGGCCATGTCGTGCACGGCGCGAAGCTCGGCCGCGATCTCGGCTTTCCCACGCTCAATCTGCCGATCGCGCACAAGCGCCCGGCGCTCGCGGGCATCTTCGTCGTGCGCGTGCACGGCCTCGCGAGCGAACCGCTGCCCGCGGTCGCGAGCCTGGGCCTGCGCCCGACCGTCGACGATTCCGGCCGCGTGCTGCTCGAAGTCTTCGTGCTCGACTGGCACGGCGACGCCTACGGCAAGCTCGTGCGCGTGGAGTTTCTGAAGAAGCTGCGCGACGAGGAAAAGTACGTGGACCTCGAAACGCTGTCGGCCGCCATCGCGAAGGATGTCGACAACGCGCGCGCCTATTTCGGCCTGCCGCCCGCGAGCAACGCGGGCAGCCGCGCGTCCGGCTTCGCCATTTCCGCCACCGACCGAATTAGGTAAGCGCGCGCTGCCGCATCGCCCGATGCGCGTATCGCCCGCTGCCCTCGCCTTCGAATCATCGCGCGCGCGTTTCGAGCCAACCGCCAAGCGCCGTCTACCGAATTCACCGAGTCACCCATGAGCGACAAGAAAGAGAAAGCCTCCTCGAAGTACCCCGTCAACCTGCTCGACACGCCGTTCCCGATGCGCGGCGATTTGCCCAAGCGCGAGCCCGCGTGGGT from Caballeronia sp. Lep1P3 harbors:
- a CDS encoding bifunctional riboflavin kinase/FAD synthetase, with protein sequence MRVFRGLPNAESRAPCALTIGNFDGVHRGHQALLARVRAAADARGLPVCVMTFEPHPREFFNPAGAPPRIAMLRDKLEALRTNGVDRVVVEHFNHTFASQSPDTFVKNVIVDGLHARWVMVGDDFCYGAKRAGNFASLKSAGDHYGFEVEQMATVAHPDGSRISSSSVRASLVAGNLDAANVALGRPYIISGHVVHGAKLGRDLGFPTLNLPIAHKRPALAGIFVVRVHGLASEPLPAVASLGLRPTVDDSGRVLLEVFVLDWHGDAYGKLVRVEFLKKLRDEEKYVDLETLSAAIAKDVDNARAYFGLPPASNAGSRASGFAISATDRIR